TTTCCGCGCCCCCCATGACCCCGGCGAGGCCAATGGGGAAGCTTTCCTCTCCCCGGTAACCGGCGATCACCAGGTCCTCGGGGTGAAGCTCCCGCTCCACCCCGTCCAGGGTGCGGAGCCTTTCCCCGGGGCGTGCCCGGCGCACCCGGATGCCCTCCCCGATGAAGCGCAGGTCGAAGGCGTGCATGGGCTGGGCCCGTTCCAGCATCACGTAGTTGGTGATGTCCACCACGTTGCTTATGGGCCTCATCCCGCAGGCGAAAAGGATGCGTTGGAGCCATAGGGGGCTTGGCCCCACCTGGAGGCCAAAGGCGTAGGAAAGGGTGAAGTGGGGCGCCCCCTTGGGGTCCTCCACCCGGAGGCCAAAGGGGATGGGTACGTTTTCCGTTTCCAGCCGCACCTCGGGCAGGACCAGGCTGTAGCCCAAGGCGTGGAGGTCAAGGGCTAAACCCAGGATCCCCAGGGCATCTGGGCGGTTGGGGGTGACCTCGATGTCCAGCACCACCTCCTCGGGCCAGGCCTCGGCCAGGGGGGTGCCGGGGGGGAGGGCCTCCGGGGGGAACTCCAGAAGCCCGCCGCCGTACTCCCCCACCCCCAGCTCCTTGGGGGAGAGGGCCATCCCGTGGGAGACCACCCCCTGGATGGTCCTTTCCCCGATTTTGAGCCCATTCACCTCGGTGCCGGGAAGGGCCAGGGCCACCCCGATGCCTGCCCGAGCGTTTCCCGCCCCCGAGACCACCTCCACCACCTTCCCCGCGTCCAACAGGAGGCGCTTGAGGCCGGTGCCGGGGATGGGGTGGGCCTCGAGGACCCGGGCGAAGACCACGCCGCCGGGGATCTGGAAGACCTTTTCCATGCGGTCGGTCTCAAACCCCAGCCCCGCCAGGCGCTCCTCCAGCACCTCGGGGCTTTCCAGCTCGGGCACGTACTCCTTAAGCCAGGAGAAAGGCACCCTCATAGAACCCCCCGGAACTGTTCCAGGAACTTAAGCCTTCCCCCGAAGAAGTAGCGGATGTCGGGGATGCCGTAGCGGAGCATGGCCAGCCGCTCCACCCCCAGGCCGAAGGCGAAGCCCGTGACCCCTTCATAGGCCGGGGGGAGGCCTAGGGTCTTGCGGTACGCGTCCACCGCCTGGAAGACCTTGGGATGGACCATGCCGGCTCCTCCCAGCTCCAGCCACTTCCCGCCCTCCGGCCACCAGATGGCGAACTGGGCTCCCGGCTCCACGAAGGGGAAGTAGACGGGTTGGAAGCGCACCCGGGACTCCGGCCCGTAAAGGGCCTGGGCCAGCTCGTAGATGGCCCCCTTCAGGTGGGCCATGGTGATCCCCTCCCCCACCACCAAGCCTTCCAGCTGGTGGAAGACCGCCTCGTGGGTGGCGTCCGTCTGCTCGAAGCGGAAAACCCGCCCCGGCACCACGATGCGGAAGGGAGGGGTGTGGGCCACCATGTAGCGCACCTGCATGGGGGAGGTGTGGGTGCGAAGAAGGAGCCTGCCCCTAACCTCTTCTCCCAAGGGGCCGGGAAGGCTATGCTCCTCCCCTTCCAGCCAGAAGGTGTCCCACATGTCCCGGGCCGGGTGGTGTTCCGGGATGTTCAGGGCGTCAAAGTTGAAGAACTCGCTCTCCACCTCGGGGCCTTCCACCGCCTGGTAGCCCAGGGAGCGAAAGATCTCCACTAGCTCCCGCTCCATGAGGGTGATGGGGTGGAGTCCCCCGGTGAAAACCTCCACCCCTGGCAGGGAGACATCCTGGCGCTCCCTTTCCAAAGCCCTTTGCAGGGCCTCTTCCACCAGCGCTTTTTCCCGCTCCTCCAAGGCCCGTTCGATGGCCTCCTTGAGGGCGTTTAGGGCCTGGCCCTTCGCTTTCCTTTCCTCCAGGGGAAGGCTGGCAAGGGCCTTCATCTCCTGGGTGAGGAGGCCCTTCTTGCCCAGGTAGCGGGCCTTCAGGGTTTTTAAGGCCTCGAGGTCCTGGGCTTCGCGGATGGCGGCTAGGGCTTCTTGCTCGAGCTCCCGCATCCTTTAGAGAATACCTTGCCCCGTCCCGGGCGTGGGGAGGGTGGGGCAAGGAGATGGGTGGCGCCTCCTTGCGTTCCGTCCCTGGACAGCTCGAGGAGCCCGTTTCCACCCGCTTAAGTACCCCGTCGTGGCTTGCGCCACGACGGGGCCCCAAAGAGGCCATGAGCAGGGCCCTTTGGCTTTGGCCAATGGGGCAACCTTTGCGTGTGGGTGCTTAGTCCAAGCGAGGACCCAAATCCCCTAACTAAAGCGCCTCGGCGAGCCTTCGAAAGGCCTCTGGAGGCTCTGGGGCCCTGCCCCCATCCGCCCAGGAGAAGCGAAGGTCCTTGAGAGGACCCTCGCCCACCCCCATCCCCTGGGGGAAGAGGGGGCGCAGGTCCATTGGCCCCGCCTCCTCCCCGCCGAAGGCCTCCCGGAAGCGGACCACCTCCTTTTCGTGGCCGAAGTGGTACGCATAAAGCCACCCCGCTCCCCCTTCCTCCAGGGCGAAGAGGAAGCGGGGGGCAGGGGAGAGGGCGGGGAACTCGCCGGAAAAAGGTCGCCTGAGGAAGGCGGATGCCCGGCCAGGCCGCAAGCGGAAGACCACCTCCAAAGCCTCGCCCAAAAGCCCAAAGCTCCCCACGAAGGGCCGCACCAGGTCGTAGCCCTGGACGTTCTTCACCACCACGCCCCCCGCCCGCACCACCCGGCCCTTGGGGGTCTTGAAGGTGAGGCCCAGGACCTCCGCGGGGAAGAAGAAGGCCTGGGCGAAGCCACCCCGCGCCACCAGCCCCCCTACCCCTCCTGGGAGCTCCACCGGGGGGAAGGGGGGGAAGAGCCCGGTGCCGGAAAGCCTTGCATAAACCTCCAAAAGGCCAGCCTCCGCGGGGGCCACCAGGTACTGGTCGGCGGCGTGAAGCTCCACGGGGTTATCCTAACCCCCTCATACCCCTTGCTGTTGAAACCTTCCCTCCCTTCGCCTAGCGGGGGCCTTGGATACCCTTTCACCGGGGCCCCCACGCGGACTTTGTCCCCGTGGGGTGGTATCACCTCACGGGGGCCAGGAGGAGGGCCCAAAGGGCCAGGCCCATCCCCAGCGCCACCGCCAGGGGGAAGCTGTGGAGGAAGAGGGGGTAGAGGAGGCCCGCCAAGGTGCCCCCCAGGTAGAAGCTGGCCACGTAGGCCCCGCTCACCCCCGCTCCCCTCCGGCCCGCCGCCCCCGAGGCCAGGCTTTGGGCGGTGAAGAGGGCGGCCATCATCAGGACGAAGCCCAGGACCAGGTAAGGGGGTGGGAGGAGGAGAAGCCCAAGGCCCAGGAGGACCAGGGCGAAGGCCAGGCGGAAGGTGGCCACCGCCCCCAGGCTCCGGGCCAGGGGCCCGGAGAGGGCGCTTCCCGGGATGCCGAAGAGGTAGGCCAGGTAGACCAGGCCCACCTCCCCCGGGCGGAAGCCCAGCTCCAGGAGGCGGTAGGGGAGGAGGTTGGCCAGGAAGAGGTTCAGGAAGAGGAGGATGGCTCCCACCCCGTAGAGGGGAAGGGCGCTAAAGTCGTACCGGGGCCGCCCCAAAGGGGGGAGGCCGCCGGGGGCCCGCAGGAGCAAAAGGCTCAGGAGAAGGGCGGGGAGGGAGAGGAGGAAAAGCGCTCCCCGCACCCCAACGCCCTCCGCCAGAAGCCCCGCCAGCACCCGGCCCAACCCGCCGCCCAGGACGTTCCCCGCCATGTAGACCCCGGCCATCTCCAGGGCCCTTTGGGGGTAGAGGGAAGGGATGAGGGCGATGGCCAAAGCCGGCACCAGGGCGGCCCCCACCCCTTGGAGCAAGCGGGCCAGGGTCCAAAGGGCCAGGCTGGGGCTAAGGGCCCCGAGGATGCCCCCCAGGCCCACCAGGAGGAGGCCCGCCCCCAAGATCCTCCCGGCGGGAAGGGAAAGCCGGGGCACCAGGGGGGAGAGGAGGACGAGGAGCAAAAGGGGTAGCCCCATTCCCGGCCCCGCCGCCCCTGGGGGGGCCCGGAAGAGGGCTTCCAGGAGGGGAAGCAGGGGCACCACCGCGTAAAGGGCGCTGTAGAGGGCCACCCCGGAGAGGACCACCGCCAGGCGCATCCCCCTTATCCTAGGGCTACCATGCGGGTGCTCCAGGTGGCCCTGCCCCTGCCCCTTCCCCCCATGAGCTACCTGCCCCCCTTGGGCCAGGAAGGGGAGGAGGCCTTGGGCCGGAGGGTGGCCGTCCCCTGGCGGGGGGAGGTGCGGGTAGGGGTGGTGGTGGGGGAAGGGGGAAGGCCCTCCCATGCCCTGCGCCACGCCATCGCCTACCTGGACGGGGCGCCCTACCTGCGGGCGGAGGAGGTCCTCTTCTTGGAGGAGGCTGCCCGTTACCTGTTCGCTCCCCTGGGCCAGGTGCTGGCGGACTTCCTGCCCCCTTTTCCCGAGCTCCGCCACCGGGTGCGCCTCTACCCAGGGGCCGATCCCAAGGTGCTGCCCAAGGGCCTCGAGGGCCTGACCGCCTGGCAGGAGGCCAAGGGGTTTGACCCCAAGCTGCTGGACTTCTTGCGGGAGGCGGGGGTCTTGGAGGAGGAGGTGGCCTTCAAGGAGGGCAAGCGGGTCCTCCTCCCCTTGAAGGAGGCCCATCCCGACCCCGCTTTGGACAGCATCCTGCAAACCCTTAAGGCCATGGGCCAGGCGGAAAGCCTCGCCGCCCTGGCCCGGGCCGCGGGGGTAGGAGTCGCCCGGGTGAAGCGGCTTTTGCAAGAGGGCTACATCGGCTACGGGGAGCCCCTCCCTCCTTCGCCTTCGGGGGAGCCCCTGGAGCCTCTCCTTCTCCCCGAGCGTCCCGAGCGGCTGAACGGGGGCAGGTTCCTGGAAAGGATGCGCCTCCTGGCGGGGCTGGTGGCGGAAGGGGACCACCTGGTCCTCTTCCCCGAGGTGAGCCTCTTGGAGCGCTTCCTCCAGCACTTTCCCCAGGCCAGGCCCTACCACGGGGGGCTTTCCCCTAAGGAGCGGGAGGCCCTTTTCCGCAACCCCAAGGGCCTGGTCTTCGCCACCTACGGGGGGCTGCTCCTTCCCTTCACCCCCAGGTCCTTGGTGGTGGTGGAAGAGGGAAGCGAGAGCTACAAGCTCTCCTCGGGAAGCCGGGCCTTCGTGCCCCCCTTGGCGGAGATGCGGGCCAGGCTTCTCGGCATCCCCCTCACCTTCCTCTCCCTGGTGCCCGCGGTGGAGGTCCTAGAGCGGCCGGGCCTCACCTTTCCCGTGCCCAAACCGAGGCTTTTCCTCATCGACCTGAAGCGGGAGCGGGGCCACCCCCTCACCGGGCGCGCCCTAGCCCTCCTCCGCCAGGTGGAGGAAAAGGGCCGCCAGGCGGTGGTCCTCTCCCCCCGCCTGGGCTACAGCGCCCTCCTCCTCTGCGCTGACTGCGGCTATAAGCCCACCTGCCCGGACTGCGCCCTTCCCTTGCGCTACCACAAGGAGGCCAAGGCCCTCCTCTGCCACCAGTGCGGCCACCGGGAGGCCCCTCCCGCCCTCTGCCCGGTTTGCGGCTCCCCCCTCCTGGAGCCCCGGGGGCCGGGGCTGGAGTGGCTTTGGGAGGAGCTCCGGAAGGCCACGGCCTTGCCCCTCTACCGCTACACCAAGGAGGCCAAGGACGACCTCAGCCCCCTGCTGGCCGGGGAGCCGGGGGTGGTGGTGGGGACCACCGCCCTTCTGCGGGCCCCGGTCCTGCCCGAGCTGGCCTTGGTCCTCCTGCCCTATGCCGACGGCTTCCTCTACGACGCGGACTTCCGGGCCGCGGAGCGCTACCACCGCCTGCTTTGGGCCCTCACGGAGCTGCGGCCCGGCCGGAGGCCCCTTCTGGCCCTCCAGACCTACACCCCGGACCACCCCGCCCACCTGGCCCTGTTGGAGGGGAGCGTGGAGGCCTTCCCCTGGGCGGAGAAGGCGTTGCGGGAGCTTTTGGACTACCCCCCTAAGGTGCGCATGGTGAAGCTGGAGGTGGCCCACCGCCTGGAGGCGCGGGCCCTCGAGGCCGCCTTCGCCCTGGTGGAGGCCCTCAAGGGGGTGGCGAAGGAGGGGGAGGTGCTGGGGCCGGCCCCCGCCCCTCTCCCCCGGGTGAAGGGGCAGTACGTCTTCCACCTCCTGCTGAAGGGGACCACGGAGCGGCTTGGGGAGCTTCTTTCCCGCCTGGACCGCCGTCGCTTTAAGCTGGACCCCGACCCCCACCGCTTCGTGGGGCTTTTGGAGGACTGAGGCCGCCCCGCCTTGGCCTGGGGTACCATACCCCTCGTGGAAGCCCGCGCCTGGCTGGAGGTGGACCTCCTGGCCCTTAGGGCCAACTGGAACCTGCTCCGGGCCCGGGCCAGGGGGGAGGTGATCCCCGTGCTGAAGGCGGACGCCTACGGGCACGGGGCCCTGCCCCTGGCCCGCTTCCTAGGGTCCCTGGGGGCGAAGCGGGTGGCGGTGGCCACGGTGGGGGAGGGGCGGGCCCTGAGGCAAGGCGGGGTGGAAGGGGAGGTGCTCCTTTTGGGAAGCCTCCACCCCCTGGAAGCGGAGGAGGCCTTGCGCTGGAACCTGGTGCCCAGCCTCTCCACCCTCGAGGCGGCCAGGGCCCTGGCGGAAAGGGCCCGGGCCCTGGGCCTCACCCCCAGGGCCCACCTCAAGGTGGACACGGGGATGCGCCGGGTGGGCTTTCCCTGGGAGGAGGCGAGGGAGGCCCTTCAGGCGGTGGAGGCCTTGGGGGTAAGGGTGGAGGGGGTCTACAGCCACCTGGCCACCGCCGGGGAGGACGCGGCCTTTGTGGAGGTGCAGAGGGCGCGCTTCCAGAAGGTTCGCGAGGCCCTGGGGGAGGGGTACTTCTACCACCTGGAGAACTCCTACGGCCTCCTCCTCCACGGGGGGGAGAACGTGCGGGTGGGCCTGGCCCTCTATGGCCTCGTCCCCGGCTTTGGCCTCAAGCCCATCCTGCGCCTCCTGGCCAGACCCACCCTGGTGAAGCGCCTTAGGGCGGGGGACCGGGTGGGCTACGGTGGGGAATACCTGGCCCAAGGCGGGGAGTGGCTGGCCACCCTGCCCGTGGGCTACGCCGATGGGCTTCCAAGGGGGGCGGTGCGCTTCGTGCGGGGGCCAGGGGGGGAGCTTCTTCCCGTGGCGGGCCGTATCTCCATGGACCAAACCACGGTCCTCCTTCCGGAACCGCTTCCCTTGGAAGCGGTCTTCGAAGTTCTCTCCCCCGACTTTGGCCCCACGGGCCTCCTGGCCTGGGCCGAGGCCCGGGGCACCATCCCCTACGAGGTGGCGGTGCACCTCTCCAGGAGGCTCCCCCGGGTCTACCGCCACGGCGAGGAGGTGCGGGAGGTTCTAGACTAGCCCCATGCAGGCGGTGCGCCTCTTCCAGGGCTACCTCTGGCACCCCAAGGAGCTTCCCCTAGACCCCAAGGCCCTCCTGCCCGGGGAGGTGGAGGGGGCGAGGCTCCTCCTGGACGAGGTTCCTCCCCCCACCCCCTTCTTCCAGGACGGCACCCCCACCCACACCCAGCGCTTCTACCAGCTCACCCTCCTGGTGCTCACGGAAAAGCCCCCGGAGGCCCTGGAGCCGTTGGCGGAGCGGGTAGCGAAAGGCGTGGAGCCCCTCCTCCAGGCCCTTCCCCCCGGGGTGGGCTGGCTCCTCCTGGAGGACCTCCGCCCCCTTTAGGGGCCTCGGCACCCCGTCGCGGCCCAAACTAGGATGGGGGCTTCGGGAAGAAGCGCGGGCCTTCAGCGCTTGCGCAGGAGGAAAGCAAGCAGCAGGGAAACCCCACCCAGGCCAAAGGCCAAGAGGCTTTCCCGCCGCAGGGTGAGGCCGGGTTTCCTCAGGGGCCGCAAAACCCCTTCCTGGTAGGCCCGAACCTGGTCCAGGGGGTCTGCCGCCAGCAGGTCCACCAAGGGAGGGCTTCCCGGAGGGGCTCCTAGGGTCCAGGGGCCCCCTTCCACGCTTGTAGGCCGCAGGTACCAGGGGGCGAAGGGGTCGAAGAGCCCCACCCCAGCGTAGTAGCCGTAGGGCCCTGGGGGCAGGCCGGTGTCCAGGAGCACCCACTCCCCCTCCCGCCAGGCCCGCACGGGCTCCCGCGCCCCTTCCGGGGTTCTCTTCTCCGCCCCGAAGCCCGTGAGGACGTAGGCCACCTCCCAGCTCTGGCCCTTCGGGGTGTGGAGGCCAGGAAGGAGCTCTTCCTCGCCTTCCTCTTCAGTATCCACCCAGAGGACCACCGTGGCCAGGCTGAAGCCCAGGGGCCCCCCCAGGGGGTTGGGGTAGCGGGCCAGCCGCACCTTCAGGACCAGGCGGCCTTCCCGTTCCTCCCCCGCCAGGGCCAGGAGGTCGGCGTAGCCTTCCCCCGCCTCCCGGTAAAGGGCCGCCTGGGGGTAGAGGTAGGCTAGGCCCTTATCGTCGCCCAGGGGGTCTTGGAAGAGGAAGAGCACGCCCACCTTTATACCAGGCTGAGGAGGGCCCGCACCACCTTGGCGGGGTCGTGCTGGGCCAAAGGGCCCTCCTCCCGGAAGTCCCCGGCCATCACCCGCACCCCGTCCACGGCGAAGGGCCTGGGGTCAAAAGGGACGGGGAAACGCCCTTCGGCCGCATACCGCCTTTGGACCTCCTCCGGGATGGGGGCGGTGTGCACCAGGACCACCTCGGGCCTCCGGCCCAGGTGGTAGGCCACGGCCTTGTAGTGGTCGTAAGCGGTGTAGCCGTCGGTTTCCCCCGGCTCGGTCATGAGGTTGACCACGTAGACCAGGGGTGCCTTGGCCTTGGCCAGGGCCTCCAGGAGGGGCTTGGGGAGGAAGCTGGGGATGACGCTGGTGTAGAGGCTTCCCGGGCCCAAAACCAGGAGGTCTGCCCGGCGGATGGCCTTAAGGGCTTCCTCCATGACCCGCTCGGGTTCGGGTTCCAGGAAGACCTCCTGGATCCGCCCCCTTTTTTCCCGGATGGCCACCTCGCCCACCACCTCTGAGCCATCGCGCAAGCGGGCCTTAAGCCGCACGGCCTCGGGGGTGGCGGGAAAGACCTGGCCCCTAAGCTGCAGAATGGCGTTGGCCTCGAGGATGGCCTGGGCGAAGTCCTTGGCCTCCTGGTTCAGGGTCAAGAGGAAGAGGTTGCCGAAGGTGTGGCCCTTAAACTCCCCCTCCTGGAAGCGGTGGTGCAGGAGCTTGGGAAGGGCAGGGTGGTCGGAAAGCGCCGCCAGGCAGTCCACTAGATCCCCCACCGCCGGCAGGCCAAAGGCAGCCCTAAGCCGGCCCGTGGAGCCCCCGTCATCGGTTACGGCCACGATGGCGGTGGAGTTGGCGGTGTGCTCCTTGAGGCCCCGAAGCACCCGGGAAAGCCCGGTCCCGCCGCCAAAGGCCACCACCTTGGGCCCCTGCTCCAGCCGCCTGCGCACGTAGACCCTTTCCGGCACCGCCTCGGGCTCGGTGAAGGCGGAGAGCATGCTCCGGTTCATGCTCCTTATCCCTCCCACCAGGAGGGCGAGGCCCAAGAGGACGAAGCCCAAGGCCCAGGGTTCCGGGGGTGGGGGAGGGAGGAAGCGGGCGAGGCCGTAAGCCATAAGAAGAACCCCAAGGCCCGCCAAGGCGGCGTAGCGCTTGACCCGCATCCCCGGGTAAAGCCAGCGGAGCGGGGGAAAGCGCCGGGCAAGGCCTTTGGCTGCCAGGTAAAACCCCAGGGGCTTACTCCTCCTTGTCCACATCCCGGTGGCTCACCTCCACCCGGAAGCGGCCCGCGAGTTCCTCGGCGAGCCTTTCCGCCACGGCCACGCTCCGGTGTCTTCCCCCGGTGCACCCGATGGCGGCGGTGTAGAAAGCCCTTCCCTCCCTTTGCGCCCCTTCTGCCGCCAGCCCCACCACGCTCAACAGGGCCCGGTAGTAGGGCTCCCCCTCCTCCCGGAAGACGTAGGCCTTCACCTCTGGGTCCAGCCCGGTCCTGGGCTTGAGGGCGGGGTCGTAGTGGGGGTTGGGCAAGGGGCGCACGTCCAGGACCAGATCGGCTTCCTGGGGCGGGCCCCACTTGAAGCCGAAGGAGAGGAGGCGCAAGAGGAAGCCCGTTTCCTCTCCCAGAAAGCGCGCCAAAGCCTCCTTTAGCGCCCTCGGGGAGAGCTCCGAGGTGTCCAGGATGAGGTGGGCCCTGGCCCGCAAGGGCCCCAGGATGCGGCGCTCCTCCCCGATTTCCCGCATGAGGTTTCCTGCCCCCAGGGGGTGGACCCTGCGGGTCAGGTTGTAGCGGCGGAGGAGGACCTCGGGGCGGGCCTCGAGGTAGACCACCGTGGGCCTCAGTTCGTCCAGAGCCCTTTCCAAATCCCCGAAGAAGGCCAGGGCCCGGGCGTCCAGCACCACCCCCGCCCGCTTCACGCCCCGGCCTTCCAGCTCCTGCAAGAGGGGCTTCCAGAGGCTTGGGGGAAGGTTGTCCACCATGAAGTAGCCCAGGTCCTCCAGGAAGCCCTTGGCCGTGGTCTTGCCCGCCCCGGAAAGCCCGGAAAGCACCAAAAAGCGCATCCCCTTGACTATACCCGCCTCCGGAGCCAGAGGTTGAAAAGGGCCAGGAGGAAGAGCCCAGGAAGCCCCACCACCCCGATGAGGAGGTCGTGGGTGCGCTCCACCAAAAGGAGGGAGAGGCCCGCCACCGCGTTCAGGGTGCCGTGGAGGAGGGCTGCGGCCAGCAGCGAGCCCCCCTTCTCCCGCACGTAGAGGAGGGCGGGGGTGAGGAGGAGGGCGAAGAGGACCATCATGGGCACCCCCAAGAGGGGCTCATGGGGGTAGTTGTGGCCGGAGAGGACCAAAGGAGCGTGCCAAAGCCCCCAGTAAAAGCCGATCTCCAGGCTGGCGGGCCAGAAGCCCCGGTCCCGAAGCCTTTCCCATAGGTACCCCCGCCACATGAGCTCTTCCCCTAAGGCGGCCACCAGGTTCACCGTGGCCCCCGCCAGGAGGCCCGTGAGGAGGAGGATGAGGGGTATGAGGCGGAAAAAGCCCTGCGGGAGCAGGGCGAGGTCCTCCGGGGGAATCCCTCCGTAAAGGGCGGCGAAGCCCCGCCAGGGGGCGAAGGGCAGGCTCAAGGGGAGGGAGAGAAGGCTGAGGGCCACGGGGAAGAGCCAGGCAAAGAGCCAGTAGCGGTTGGGTCGTAAAGCGAGGGGAAGGCGCACCCCTTCCTTACGGGCGAAGTAGAGGGCCACCAGGCCGGGGATCCACATGTAGAGGAAGCCGAAGGCCGTGAGGAGGAGGGCGGTTTCGGGGTTCGCCTCTTCCGGGGCAGGGTTCCAGCGCCCGCCCAGGAGGTAAAAGAGCAGGTAAACCCCCCACGAAAGGCCGAAGGTCCAGTAAAGGGCGCTCATCGTCTCCCGTCCGGGGCCATTCCCGCCGCCTTGGCCCGCACCCCCACCTCATCATAAGTACCCGCACGCAAAGGCCGCCCCACCGACCAAAGCCAAAGCGGCGTGCTCAAGCCCCCTTTGGGGCCCCGTCGTGGCCCAAGCCACGACGGGGTACTTAGTCCCGGACCCGGTTAGGGCCCATAATGGTCCTGATGAAGGCCATGACCTTCTGGGTCAAGCCGCAGAGCTCCCTCGAGGCCCTGCCTGAGGCCAGGGACCTGGTCCAGGACCTCCTGGAGCTTTTCTACGAGTATTTCCCCGAGTACGAGGGGTGCCTGGGCTTCTCCCAGTCCCCCAGAAGGCCGCGCTACCTCTTCCTCTACATGGAAGGCCCTTGTGGCGGGCTTCTGCCCTCGGCGGCGCTCTTTCTAAAGGACCTCTTGGAAACCGCCTTCCCTGGGGCGGAGGTGCGGGTCTACGGCAAGCCCTGGCCCTAGCGGCGTTTCTTCACCAACCATTCCTCTTCCCGCACCCCTTGGCGGGCGTTCACCACCCGGGCCAGGACGAAGAGGAGATCGGAAAGGCGGTTTAGGTAGCGGATGGCCTCGGGGTTCACGGGCTCTTCCCGGCTTAAGGCCACCACCTTGCGCTCCGCCCGGCGCACCACGGTGCGGGCCAGGTGCAAGGCCGCCGCCGCCGGGTGCCCCCCGGGCAGGACGAAGCCCCTAAAAGGGGGGCTTTCCTCCATGTAGCGGTCAATGGCCCGCTCCAAGCCCTCCACGTCCTCAGCGTCCATGCGGGCGATGTTCCGCTCGTAGGGGCTTCCCATACGGGTGGCCAGGTCGGCCCCCAGGTCAAAGAGGGCGTTTTGGATGCGCTCCAAGAGGTCATGGAGGTCCAGGTGCTCCTTGGGCAGGAGGCTTCGGGCCAGGCCGATGGCGGAGTTGGCCTCGTCCACGGTGCCGTAGGCTTCCACCCGGGGGTGGGCCTTCACCACCCGCTCGGCTCCGTAGAGGCCGGTTTCCCCTGCGTCCCCCGTCTTGGTGTAGATCTTCATGGCCCCATTGTAGGGAGTTTGCCGGGGAAAGGAGACTCTGGGGACCCAAAGGCAGTAAAAAGCCACTTCCGGGGTTGCCACCAACCCCGGAAGCTTTGCCTTCTGGACTTGGCGGGCCCGAGAGGATTCGAACCCCTGACCTGCTGATCCGTAGTCAGCCGCTCTATCCAACTGAGCTACGGGCCCAAGCCGACCCTCAAGGTAGCACGGGAAAGCCCCCCTTGTCAATAATGGGCAAGGTGCGGGAGCGGCGTCTGGAAGGCCACATCCTTAGCCTGCTTCAGGAGGCGCTTTCCCTGGAGGAGCTCCACGCCCGCCTGCAACCCCTTTACCCGGGCCTCAAAAAGGCCACCCTCTTCGCCCTTCTGGTGCGGCTCAGGCGGGAGGGGAAGGTGGCCTTCCGGGAAGGGCGCTTCCTAGCGGGCAAACCGCAGGATGCGGACCTCTAGCCCGTCGGACACCTGGACTTCCCACTGGCCGCCCGGGGGCAGGCCCTCGAGGGCAAAGGCCACCTCCCCCGCCCGGTGCCAGAGGCCCAGGGTGGTGCGGGAGCCGTCTTCGGCCACGTGGAAGAGGGAGAAGAAGGGGTAGCCCTGGACGCGCACGCGGAGCCAGCCCTCATCCTCCCGCAGGTTCACTTGGGACGCGGCTTGGGGGAGCAGGGGGCGGTGGCTTCTTAGAGCAAGGTGGTGCCTAGGTAGAGCCTCACTTATAGAGTGGCCGGTTGGGGGAGATTGGTTGACAGGAAGCCGGCAAGACCAGGGTTAATGCGAAAAGGCTGGCTGTTCGGGCTATCCCTCCCACCCCAGCCCGCTCCCTCGGGGGTGCGGATGAGAGGTGCTATCCTGGGCCTTAATGCGGCCTGGGCTTGCGGCGAGGAGGCTGGTCCTGAAGGTGGGGAGCGCGGTCTTGGCTGGGCCTTCCGGCCTGGACTTTCCCGCCATGCGGGAGATCGCCCGCCAGGTGCTGGTCCTGCGGGAGGAGGGGCGGGAGGTGGTGCTGGTGTCCTCGGGGGCGGTGGCGGCGGGAATGGCGGCCACCGGCCTTCCCCGGCCCCAGGACATGCCCCTGAAGCAAGCCTTGGCGGCGGTCGGCCAGCCCCTCCTCATGGCCGCTTGGCGGGAGGCCTTTGCCCCCATCCCCGTGGCCCAGGTCCTCCTCACCGCCGAGGACCTGGCCTCCCGGGAGCGCTACCTGAACGCCAAGGCCACCCTGCAGGCCCTTTTGCGCCTCGAGGCCCTCCCCATCATCAACGAGAACGACACCGTGGCCTTCCAGGAGATCCGCTTTGGGGACAACGACCAGCTCTCCGCCCGGGTGGCGGCCTTGGTGGAGGCAGGGCTCTTGGTGCTCCTTTCCGACGTGGACGCCCTCTATGAGGATGACCCGAAGAAAAACCCCAGCGCCCGCCCCATCCCGGAGGTGGAGCGGGTGGAGGCTGTGCTGGCC
The nucleotide sequence above comes from Thermus tengchongensis. Encoded proteins:
- a CDS encoding DUF3208 domain-containing protein, which translates into the protein MQAVRLFQGYLWHPKELPLDPKALLPGEVEGARLLLDEVPPPTPFFQDGTPTHTQRFYQLTLLVLTEKPPEALEPLAERVAKGVEPLLQALPPGVGWLLLEDLRPL
- a CDS encoding glucodextranase DOMON-like domain-containing protein; the encoded protein is MLFLFQDPLGDDKGLAYLYPQAALYREAGEGYADLLALAGEEREGRLVLKVRLARYPNPLGGPLGFSLATVVLWVDTEEEGEEELLPGLHTPKGQSWEVAYVLTGFGAEKRTPEGAREPVRAWREGEWVLLDTGLPPGPYGYYAGVGLFDPFAPWYLRPTSVEGGPWTLGAPPGSPPLVDLLAADPLDQVRAYQEGVLRPLRKPGLTLRRESLLAFGLGGVSLLLAFLLRKR
- a CDS encoding gluconeogenesis factor YvcK family protein; the encoded protein is MWTRRSKPLGFYLAAKGLARRFPPLRWLYPGMRVKRYAALAGLGVLLMAYGLARFLPPPPPEPWALGFVLLGLALLVGGIRSMNRSMLSAFTEPEAVPERVYVRRRLEQGPKVVAFGGGTGLSRVLRGLKEHTANSTAIVAVTDDGGSTGRLRAAFGLPAVGDLVDCLAALSDHPALPKLLHHRFQEGEFKGHTFGNLFLLTLNQEAKDFAQAILEANAILQLRGQVFPATPEAVRLKARLRDGSEVVGEVAIREKRGRIQEVFLEPEPERVMEEALKAIRRADLLVLGPGSLYTSVIPSFLPKPLLEALAKAKAPLVYVVNLMTEPGETDGYTAYDHYKAVAYHLGRRPEVVLVHTAPIPEEVQRRYAAEGRFPVPFDPRPFAVDGVRVMAGDFREEGPLAQHDPAKVVRALLSLV
- the rapZ gene encoding RNase adapter RapZ; this encodes MRFLVLSGLSGAGKTTAKGFLEDLGYFMVDNLPPSLWKPLLQELEGRGVKRAGVVLDARALAFFGDLERALDELRPTVVYLEARPEVLLRRYNLTRRVHPLGAGNLMREIGEERRILGPLRARAHLILDTSELSPRALKEALARFLGEETGFLLRLLSFGFKWGPPQEADLVLDVRPLPNPHYDPALKPRTGLDPEVKAYVFREEGEPYYRALLSVVGLAAEGAQREGRAFYTAAIGCTGGRHRSVAVAERLAEELAGRFRVEVSHRDVDKEE
- a CDS encoding CPBP family intramembrane glutamic endopeptidase, which translates into the protein MSALYWTFGLSWGVYLLFYLLGGRWNPAPEEANPETALLLTAFGFLYMWIPGLVALYFARKEGVRLPLALRPNRYWLFAWLFPVALSLLSLPLSLPFAPWRGFAALYGGIPPEDLALLPQGFFRLIPLILLLTGLLAGATVNLVAALGEELMWRGYLWERLRDRGFWPASLEIGFYWGLWHAPLVLSGHNYPHEPLLGVPMMVLFALLLTPALLYVREKGGSLLAAALLHGTLNAVAGLSLLLVERTHDLLIGVVGLPGLFLLALFNLWLRRRV
- a CDS encoding cob(I)yrinic acid a,c-diamide adenosyltransferase, encoding MKIYTKTGDAGETGLYGAERVVKAHPRVEAYGTVDEANSAIGLARSLLPKEHLDLHDLLERIQNALFDLGADLATRMGSPYERNIARMDAEDVEGLERAIDRYMEESPPFRGFVLPGGHPAAAALHLARTVVRRAERKVVALSREEPVNPEAIRYLNRLSDLLFVLARVVNARQGVREEEWLVKKRR
- the proB gene encoding glutamate 5-kinase, whose protein sequence is MRPGLAARRLVLKVGSAVLAGPSGLDFPAMREIARQVLVLREEGREVVLVSSGAVAAGMAATGLPRPQDMPLKQALAAVGQPLLMAAWREAFAPIPVAQVLLTAEDLASRERYLNAKATLQALLRLEALPIINENDTVAFQEIRFGDNDQLSARVAALVEAGLLVLLSDVDALYEDDPKKNPSARPIPEVERVEAVLAHAGEGNPLGSGGMRSKLLAARIAGRVGIPTLLLPGRRPGVILEALAGAPLGTYFHARRRYRGQRAWLYGLLKPKGELVLDAGAVRALKERGASLLPAGVKAVRGRFGRGEAVRLLSEAGEEVGVGLANYAAEEIERIRGHKSAEIEALLGYRYTEEVVHRDHLVLKEEA